AAAAAATAAAAAACTAATTTTTTTTTTATTTTTTTCTGAAACGTCCCCTCTACGACTCTACGAGCGTTAAAAAGAGAATGATTACCACGCATCCGCCTCGGCCAGATACGCATTAAATAAGCTCTTAAAAAGCTTGCTGTGATTAGATACCTTCATATGGAGTAATTCATGCACTATAACTTCCCGCCTAAACCTTGCGGGCTGGCGTAATAAATCAGTGTCAAACGTTAACCTGCCATTGCTTGAGCAGCTTGCCCATTTGCGTTTCATGGATCGTATATGTATTTCTTTGGGCTCGACACCAATGCGTTCTGCCCAGAACATAACCTCTGATTTAAAGATGCTTGCTGGCACCAATTCTTCTAACGGCTGCGGTAGATCGCGCATAACTTTATCCATTACTACCTCTCTTGATGATTCGCATGATATGATCAACTGCTTCTTTTATTTTCTTGACTCCGATCTTTTCGAGCTGCTGATAAAACGTCCGGCGCACTTTTCTTGCTTGCTCGTCGTTGGTGCGCCAGTAAGGATATTTAGCAAGTGTAGCTTCAATCTCAGCTGTCGCCTTTTCAGCCCTCTCCTTCTCTACCCCAGATTGCTTGAGCAGCCAATATACCGTAAACGCCTCTACAGAGATATTCATTTCTGCTTGCTGGCGGGCGGCTTCTAGCATTTTTTGGGCTTCCTCTTCAAGCTTCTTTAGTGTCTCAATTACATCCGCTTGATGCTCGATAAACGCATTGGCTATTTGCTCAGCCCTCTCACCGATCGATATAAGGTAGGGTTTGAATTCGCCCTCCTCTTCAACCTTCTTTTGGATGCTTTTAAGGAGGTTAAATACCTTAACGTTATCAGGCTGGTCGCTCTGGGCTATTATGTGAAGCGTCTCGGGGGTAATCTCATACACTTTGACGCTCTCATGGATCATGCCTGCCTGCGTGTGTTCTTGAACAAGATATGCGGTCTTTCTGGCCAGTTCTCTATCGATAGGCTCGCCGCCATCGAATGCGGCCCGCACCGCCGAGTACATGTCGGCAAGCATCTCGTAATCGCTCATAAACTCGCGCAGGAAGGCGTCGGGCGAGATTATTTCATAGAGGGTTTCGATTTCTTTGAAGAAGCGATAGAAACCGTGCCGCTCCTCTTCGTCCATAAATGCATTGATAGCCGCTTCGACCGCCTTGTCAGCGGGTTTACCAGTAGCTATCGGCAAATAATCTTTGCGAGCGGTCTTAATGAGACCTTTAAAGCGATCTTTTAACAGGTCGAGGCCTTCAACTGCCGCCTTTACATCTCTTGAGTCAAAAGCGAGGGCCTTTTCCAGGTTATCGAAGATACCAACAAAATCGACGATAAACCCGCCTGGTTTGCGCTTGCCGTTTTTGTCCTCATAGGGACGATTGACGCGCGCGATCGCTTGCAAAAGCACATGGTCGCGCATTGGTTTATCAAGATACATGCAGTAGAGTACTGGCGCATCATAGCCAGTTAAAAGCTTCTCGGTTACAATCAGTATCTTGGGAAGCTTCTCAGAATCGATAAAGTCCTTTCGGATGCGCTTCTCCTCGTCCTCGGAGAGATGGTACTTTGCGATCTCTTCCGGGTCGTTTTGCGACGCGCTTATAATCACCCTTGAGTACTCGGGCGGCAAATAATCATCGAGCGCCGCTTTTAATAGTGTGCACGCCTCCCTGTCCACCCCGACAAGAAACGCTTTGTAGCCCATCGGCTCGACATTCTCTGTATAGTGCTTTGCCACATACTGGGCGATGCGCCGCACGCGTTCGCGGTTTTTGAGCATGTTGCGAAGGGTAACCGCCCGCTCGAGCACCCGGTTTAAATCCTCAACGTCGCTTACGCCCTGAACTTCGCTTAAATTGAGAAACTCTGTTTCAAGCGTCTCTTTATCGACCTGTAGCTCGTTGGGAGCAAGCGAATAGTAAAGCGGCACGGTCGTGCCGTCGCTAATCGACTCCGAGATGGAGTACTTATCGAGATAGCCAGTTGGGTCGTCCTTGCCGAATACCTTAAACGTGCCCTTGCCGTGCGATGTTTTATCAATCGGCGTACCGGTAAAACCGAGATAAGTCGCGTTGGGCAGCGCTCCCATAAGGTAGTTGCCGAGTTCGCCACCGGTCGTGCGGTGGGCCTCATCAACCAGCACAAATATATTCGAGCGGGTGTTTATATTTGCCGGGATGTCGTCAAATTTATGAATCATCGAGACAATGAGCCCACGTGTGTCGTCTTTAAGCAGCTCTCGAAGGCCTCGCTTGCTCTCTGCAACTGAAACGTTGCCGATCTGCGTGTAGTAGCCCGGTTTGCTGTACGGGCGAACAGATTGCCCAAGAAGTGTAGCCGCGAGGTTGCCGAAGAGCTGCGACTCAAGCTCGTTGCGATCGACCAGCATTAAAACAGTCGGGTTCTCAAACACCGGCTCCTCGATGAGACGCTTTGCAATAGTTATCATCGTGTACGTCTTGCCCGAGCCCTGCGTGTGCCAGACTAACCCGCGATGCTTTTCTCTATCCTGCGCCCTGCCCAGGGCCCTCTCAACCGCTCTCATCTGGTGAGGCCGCAGGATAACCTTGGCAAGCTCATCGTCTTTTCTCGTAAAGATAATATAGTCGCGAATCACGCGGAGCATCCTCTCGCGGGCGATAAAATGCTTTACCAATGACTCAAAATCTTGGCCCGCTGATTCTTCCTTCCAGTTAAAAAGGTTTTTGTTCGACGTGTTCCAGGTCGCGCCGTAATAGAACTGGACAAGATGGGTCAAAGCAAAAACCTGTGTGATGGAAAGAAGCTCGGGGGCTTCTCGGTGATAGCGCCGTATCTGATCCAGCGCCTCGTTAATGCCCTCTAGCTTGGTTGCCGCCTTGGTTTCGATTAAAAGGATTGGGATGCCGTTGATCAGAAAGGCGACATCGGCCCGGATGGCGTTGACGCCGTTTGAGAAGCGAAACTCATCGGTTACATGAAAAGTATTGCGATGGACGTTGTCAAAGTCGAGCAGGTTGATATTGCGCTCTCGCCTTTCGGTCTCTACAAAAACCGTTTTTAGGCCACGCAAATACTCCCACGCCTGCAGATTGCCCTCGATGCTTGAAGGCACGCGGATAATGCGGTTTGCGACCTCCTCGGCCTTTAGACGATCGACAACCGCAGGGTTTAAGGCCTGGACTCTGTCAATAAAAACATCCCAGAGGATGGGCTTCATTCCATCGTGCCGCAAACGAGTTGATTCATTCGGGGGCAGGTACTGCCACCCAACCTCTGTAGCGTATTTAATAAGCCTGTCTTGGACTGCTCTTCGCTCGCTACTTAGGTAGCTCATTATTCAGCCTCCAAAATAGCCTTTAGCATGGGTACCAATGGGGGAAGATCGTGCTCAATCGTATGCCACAGAATTGGGGCGCTGACTCCGAAATATTCATGCACAAGGATATTGCGGATACCTCTCATTTCATCCCACGGCATTTCAGGATATTGCTCCCGGACATTTGAAGGAATATGATTTGCCGCTTCACCGATAATCAAGATATTTCTAACAACAGCATCAAAGGCCATCTCATCTGAGACAAACTCTTCAAAATTCATGCCTTTGGTATAGCGCTGAATTTTTTCTATACATTCAAGAATATCTTCAATACGCAAACGCCAGTCCCTATGCGGCACTAATAGCCTCCTTGAGGATTTTTTCGCGGAGCCTTTCTTTCAATGCATCGGGGGTAACTAAATCAACTTCGCGCTGCAGAAGTTTTTCCAAGAAGGTTTTTAAGCGCACAAACTCAAAAAGCCCTACCGGCCTTGCAAATTCAACCAGTATGTCGATATCGCTTTCAGGCCCGGCCTCATCTCTGGCTATAGAGCCAAAGATTGCAAGTGATTTTACACCGAACTCATCTAGTTCTTTCCTATGCGAAGACAGTATGCGAAGAGCCTCATCTCGCCTCATGTTTCACCTCTACTACGTCTTTAACCCTGATTTTACCCGTCATCAAGTAATGCAGCAATGTCTTAAACTGAACCTCAAGCGCCCGTTTACGATTCTCCTCAGCCTCGATCTTTTTGTCTACAGCTTGGAGGATGCGGGCGATTTCTTGTTGTTCGGGGAGGGGCGGTAGTGGGACGCTTAGTGACTTCACAATGGTAGAATTCAACCCTTTCATAACAACACCGTGGCCTCGTGACTCAACCTGTTCCTTAACTTTTGAGCTTTGAAAAGATATAGCAAGGAACTGTGGAATTACTTTTGTCTTATCGGCCGTTATCCTGATCAAGTGAGAATCAATTATGCCCTTTGCAGCGTCGCCTGGAAAGACAATAGAATGGCCGACTGTACCCATCATTGTAAGCAAAATATCTTCTGGTTTTACCTCAAAGCCTTTGAGGGACTTATACTTATCGAAATTAATAAATCTATCACCTAGCGAGAAGTTATTCCTTATTACGTTCTGTTGTCCATAAACTTTTATGCCTTCTGTTGTAAGCTCTGATTTCTTTAACTGGCTTCCAAAGGGGCCCATTCTAATGGTGCCTTTCCCCTTAGCTGCAATTTCTTGAACATATACAATAGGCCAATGTATCGGCACTAAACCGATCTCGGTTTCTTTGAGGGGTACTTGGTCGGCCTGGTTGAAAGGGACGGGGCCATACGTAAAAAGATGGCGCATTAATGACTTTTTCAGCTCCCGAGCAGCATCAACAACCTTCCCCGTC
This region of Bacillota bacterium genomic DNA includes:
- a CDS encoding M48 family metallopeptidase — protein: MRDLPQPLEELVPASIFKSEVMFWAERIGVEPKEIHIRSMKRKWASCSSNGRLTFDTDLLRQPARFRREVIVHELLHMKVSNHSKLFKSLFNAYLAEADAW
- a CDS encoding nucleotidyltransferase family protein; protein product: MRRDEALRILSSHRKELDEFGVKSLAIFGSIARDEAGPESDIDILVEFARPVGLFEFVRLKTFLEKLLQREVDLVTPDALKERLREKILKEAISAA
- a CDS encoding HsdR family type I site-specific deoxyribonuclease; the protein is MSYLSSERRAVQDRLIKYATEVGWQYLPPNESTRLRHDGMKPILWDVFIDRVQALNPAVVDRLKAEEVANRIIRVPSSIEGNLQAWEYLRGLKTVFVETERRERNINLLDFDNVHRNTFHVTDEFRFSNGVNAIRADVAFLINGIPILLIETKAATKLEGINEALDQIRRYHREAPELLSITQVFALTHLVQFYYGATWNTSNKNLFNWKEESAGQDFESLVKHFIARERMLRVIRDYIIFTRKDDELAKVILRPHQMRAVERALGRAQDREKHRGLVWHTQGSGKTYTMITIAKRLIEEPVFENPTVLMLVDRNELESQLFGNLAATLLGQSVRPYSKPGYYTQIGNVSVAESKRGLRELLKDDTRGLIVSMIHKFDDIPANINTRSNIFVLVDEAHRTTGGELGNYLMGALPNATYLGFTGTPIDKTSHGKGTFKVFGKDDPTGYLDKYSISESISDGTTVPLYYSLAPNELQVDKETLETEFLNLSEVQGVSDVEDLNRVLERAVTLRNMLKNRERVRRIAQYVAKHYTENVEPMGYKAFLVGVDREACTLLKAALDDYLPPEYSRVIISASQNDPEEIAKYHLSEDEEKRIRKDFIDSEKLPKILIVTEKLLTGYDAPVLYCMYLDKPMRDHVLLQAIARVNRPYEDKNGKRKPGGFIVDFVGIFDNLEKALAFDSRDVKAAVEGLDLLKDRFKGLIKTARKDYLPIATGKPADKAVEAAINAFMDEEERHGFYRFFKEIETLYEIISPDAFLREFMSDYEMLADMYSAVRAAFDGGEPIDRELARKTAYLVQEHTQAGMIHESVKVYEITPETLHIIAQSDQPDNVKVFNLLKSIQKKVEEEGEFKPYLISIGERAEQIANAFIEHQADVIETLKKLEEEAQKMLEAARQQAEMNISVEAFTVYWLLKQSGVEKERAEKATAEIEATLAKYPYWRTNDEQARKVRRTFYQQLEKIGVKKIKEAVDHIMRIIKRGSNG
- a CDS encoding DUF86 domain-containing protein, which translates into the protein MPHRDWRLRIEDILECIEKIQRYTKGMNFEEFVSDEMAFDAVVRNILIIGEAANHIPSNVREQYPEMPWDEMRGIRNILVHEYFGVSAPILWHTIEHDLPPLVPMLKAILEAE
- a CDS encoding restriction endonuclease subunit S, which encodes MIDPNEQAERKHDKDADLEPGFKMTELGPLPVDWDVVRLSEVADYINGYAFKSTEWGAKGLPIIRIQNLNDPSKPYNYFAGTINERYKVHPGDILISWSASLGAFKWQGQDAWLNQHIFKAIIDEKVIDRDYFYWMIKKEITRIAESARGSTMKHVTRKTFVNSLVPLPPRQDQYGIAHTLDAVQQGIEETGKVVDAARELKKSLMRHLFTYGPVPFNQADQVPLKETEIGLVPIHWPIVYVQEIAAKGKGTIRMGPFGSQLKKSELTTEGIKVYGQQNVIRNNFSLGDRFINFDKYKSLKGFEVKPEDILLTMMGTVGHSIVFPGDAAKGIIDSHLIRITADKTKVIPQFLAISFQSSKVKEQVESRGHGVVMKGLNSTIVKSLSVPLPPLPEQQEIARILQAVDKKIEAEENRKRALEVQFKTLLHYLMTGKIRVKDVVEVKHEAR